In the Candidatus Tisiphia endosymbiont of Melanophora roralis genome, AGAAAAAGCAGAAATATTACCTTTAGTATCAATGGTATAGGCAACAGCTTTATTAAAAACTGGCTCTGATATTATTTTATATTTTGCAACAGTATATTCCTTATTTTGAAGCTGTTCAGGGCTAAATATATTTGTTCTTACAGTAGAATCTATTTGAATTGTTTCATTACTTTCTACAGATAATCTAGGAGTTAATTCTACAATATTTTTAATCTTTTTAGCTCCAAGACCGCAAGAAGTTAGAACAAAAGGTAGTAAGAAAATAATTAATCGTTGTTTTATCATAATTTAAGCCTTTGTTGTTACGCGAATTAGGGATAAGAATTTGTCAATTCTTATCCCTAATTCGGTGAAATTATAGAAACAATCAGATTTGAGACGGCTCTGCATCTGATTGTTAAATTAATATTTTGCTAGAAACATGATTTTAATCTTTTAAAATCATGTTTCTAGCTTTAGAAAGGTTTAAAATGCATTCGCGTTAGCCGCTTTAAGAATGCATTTTTCCTTATATTAAAGCCAATTAGGGATAAGAATTAACTAATTCTTATCCCTAATTGAAGTTTATTGTAAGTTTGAAAGTAAAGCTTTAGCCTGCTCTTTAACTACTTGAGTTGTACTTTCTAGTGATATTACCTTTTTCAAGGTATTTTCTGCTAAATCTTTTGAGTTATTGTTAATATACCAAATTGCTTTGATAATATTGGCAGTACCAAAGAATGGTTTATTCTCATCATCAAAATAATTTAAATATTCCTCGATTTCATTAGTGTTTACATTAGATAAATTTGTTTCGTCTATCATTAAACTTAACCAAACTAGACGTGCATATGCACTTGTTAATTCGGTATAATTCTTGTTATCAATAATTTTCTTTAATAAAGTTCTAGCTTCTATAAAATCTCCTTGATGTATTTTTATGCTAACTTGTTCGATAGCAGCAAGCTCTCCTACTTTATTATTACTTGTTTCAATTAAATTATCCAACGACTTTATGGTTAGGTCTTTGTTGTCATTGATAAGCGACATAGACTTAACTAAAATATCACCTGTCTTTTGATTATTCTTTATTTTCTTACCGCCAAGCCAATTGTTTATTAGCATAAATAATACAACTATTAGCGCGAGGATTATAGTTATAGGAAGAAGTTTTTTAAAGTAATAAAGTTTCTTTTCTTCATTTTTATCATTTAAAACTTCTTCTAAAATGTCAGTCATTATTATTTACCTTTTTGTTCATAAGAACCTAACGCTTACAAGCAAATTTGGTTCTTGCGTCCTTAGCTCTTTTTATTGATGTAGCTGGTCTACTCGGAAATTCTGTTTCAAGTTTATTAAGAATAGAGCATGCCTCTTGTATTTTTTTCAATTCTCCAAGAGATAATGCTAATTTTAACAATGAGTCAGAAGCTTTAGAACCTTTTGGTGATTGTTTGTAACCTTTTAGATAATTTATAGCCGCTTTATCAAACATATTACGCCTAAAAAAAGATTCTCCGTACCAAAAATACGCATTACCTACCAAAGGACTATTAGAGTAATTTTTTAAAAAATTTGCAAATTTTTCTTCTGCATCGGTTAATTTATTATCTTTTAAAGAGGCAAGTGCTAAGTCATAAAGTTGCTTATCTTTTGCTATCCCCGAAATGGGTTTCGCAGTATCATACGACACAACTTCTTTTTGTACTTTTTTAGTAGACGATATTTCAAATACATCGCTATCTATAGAATCATCTGATAAATTTTTTGTTGTACTGGTATCATCAGAATTTATTACCTCTTGTTTTGTAGAGCCTAAAATTTTCTCTAATTTGGCAATAGTATGTTCAATTATTTCGACTCTGCCAAGTAAGTGCTGATTCTCTTTTTCCAAAATATCTAATCTTTCTGTACAATCATTAGATGAATCAAATTTCAAACTCTTTCTAGTAATTTGATTTCCAGCAAATACTTGCGTAGAAATCAAAATAATCAATAAATGTATAGCAATTGCTTTCATGAATTAATATTTAATTTAATATGTTGTAAAACCATCTGAGTATACTAGAAAAATTATAATAATCCACTTAAACAGCTTTTGGCATCTGTTGCAATATAAAGTTTTTCACTTTCTCAAATGCTGTGTTCTCAATCTGCCTAATTCTTTCCTTAGAGATTTTATATTCAATACTAAGAGTATCAAGAGTTTTTGGAGAATCTTTTAATTTACGCTCAGTGAGAATATGTAATTCACGATCATTTAATATCTTCATCGCTTGTGTTAGCAAATTATGTTTGTTAACAGAATCCTCTTGGCTAATTAATCTTAGCTCTTGACTTGGACGGGTTTCCGGTAAAAATTCAATTAGCTCGCTATCACTGTTATCATTTCCACTATTTACCAAATTATTCAATGATAAGTCTGGACCAGATAACCTAGAATTCATTTCACTAACTTCATTCTTAGTCACTCCAAGTTCTTGAGCAATTTGAACAAAATCTTGATCTGTAACAGCTCTTGAATATAGGTTAGTGATTTTATGCTTAATTTTACCAAGGCTAAAAAATAACTTTTTTTGTGCTGCCGTAGTACCCATTTTAACCAAAGACCAAGACTTTAGGACATATTCATGGATTGAAGCTTTAATCCACCACAAAGCATAAGTAGACAAGCGAAAACCTAAATCAGGATTATATTTCTTTACTGCTTGCATAAGACCTAAATTCCCTTCTGACACAAGCTCATTTAGAGGTAGTCCATAATTTCTATATCTAACAGCAATTTTTGCTACCAATTTCAAGTGACTAGTTACTAGCTTATGAGCAGCTTCTAGATCATTCTGCTCAAGATAGGCTTTGGCAAGTAGAAACTCTTCCTCTTGTGAAAGTGACGGAACTTTATTGATCTTTTGCAAATACTGATAAAACCCTGATTCTGCAGAAATTACTGGCACACTGATTTTGTTAGTCATATAATACCTTTAAAATAGATTCCTTTACTTAGGGGATATACTAGAATGGGTACATAATATCATAAGTTTAAAATATTTTAAATAGACTTCTTGTAAAAAATTGAAATTTGACTTTTTACAAAAAGAGAGCAACATTGTGTTACAAAAATCTAATAGAAATTTTGCCTTAGCCCTAGTTAGTTTAGTACTTAGCATGGTTTTTTTAAGCTTTGCATCAATACCAATTTACAATTTATTTTGTAAAGTCACTGGATATGGTGGTACTACCACAAGACAAGAACTCAATATATATTCTCCTAAAAAAGGAACTAGAACCATAACTATAGAATTTGATTCCAATGTTGACAGTAAATTGCCTTGGCGATTTATTCCTAAGCAAAGGAGGTCTAAAGTTACCCTAGGACAAAATACACTAATTTTTTATGAGTCTGAAAATTTAAGTAACGATGATATAATAGGAACTTCCATTTATAATGTTACACCTAATAAAGCTGGCAAATATTTTGTTAAAATACATTGTTTTTGTTTTGAAGAACAGTTATTAAAAGCAGGAGAAAAAATGTTGATGCCAGTGACATTTTTTATAGACTCTGATTTTGAGGAAGATAAAGAAATGAATGATGTGGATACAATAACCTTATCTTATAGTTTTTATAAGGTAAGAACCATTGAAAAAGATTCAATGAAATTCAAATAATAATTTAAAAAGTAGAAATTTAGTATATATTTATATAGCTAACCCGATAGCATCTAGCCGTAGTAAATTGACGTCTATTAGCGAAAAGCCGAATGTGACAAAGCAATCTAATAAATGTGGATTGCCACTACACTCACGTGGTCTCGCTAATAGACTGGAATATTTTTACCCAACGTCATTGCGAGAAGCCACTTTAATAGCTCCTCGCAATGATGGAGTAACATCAATCAGGTTATCTATGCTTTTAATAGACTTCTTTCGAAACTCTACTTCTGCTGGTGATTTGTACGTCGATGCGGTACTCGAATCCTCACGTACATTAGAGTACGCTGCGGGTCGAGGTTCCGCGTCTCC is a window encoding:
- a CDS encoding DUF2659 family protein; its protein translation is MTDILEEVLNDKNEEKKLYYFKKLLPITIILALIVVLFMLINNWLGGKKIKNNQKTGDILVKSMSLINDNKDLTIKSLDNLIETSNNKVGELAAIEQVSIKIHQGDFIEARTLLKKIIDNKNYTELTSAYARLVWLSLMIDETNLSNVNTNEIEEYLNYFDDENKPFFGTANIIKAIWYINNNSKDLAENTLKKVISLESTTQVVKEQAKALLSNLQ
- the ybgF gene encoding tol-pal system protein YbgF; translation: MKAIAIHLLIILISTQVFAGNQITRKSLKFDSSNDCTERLDILEKENQHLLGRVEIIEHTIAKLEKILGSTKQEVINSDDTSTTKNLSDDSIDSDVFEISSTKKVQKEVVSYDTAKPISGIAKDKQLYDLALASLKDNKLTDAEEKFANFLKNYSNSPLVGNAYFWYGESFFRRNMFDKAAINYLKGYKQSPKGSKASDSLLKLALSLGELKKIQEACSILNKLETEFPSRPATSIKRAKDARTKFACKR
- the rpoH gene encoding RNA polymerase sigma factor RpoH, with protein sequence MTNKISVPVISAESGFYQYLQKINKVPSLSQEEEFLLAKAYLEQNDLEAAHKLVTSHLKLVAKIAVRYRNYGLPLNELVSEGNLGLMQAVKKYNPDLGFRLSTYALWWIKASIHEYVLKSWSLVKMGTTAAQKKLFFSLGKIKHKITNLYSRAVTDQDFVQIAQELGVTKNEVSEMNSRLSGPDLSLNNLVNSGNDNSDSELIEFLPETRPSQELRLISQEDSVNKHNLLTQAMKILNDRELHILTERKLKDSPKTLDTLSIEYKISKERIRQIENTAFEKVKNFILQQMPKAV
- a CDS encoding cytochrome c oxidase assembly protein, translated to MLQKSNRNFALALVSLVLSMVFLSFASIPIYNLFCKVTGYGGTTTRQELNIYSPKKGTRTITIEFDSNVDSKLPWRFIPKQRRSKVTLGQNTLIFYESENLSNDDIIGTSIYNVTPNKAGKYFVKIHCFCFEEQLLKAGEKMLMPVTFFIDSDFEEDKEMNDVDTITLSYSFYKVRTIEKDSMKFK